A genome region from Gigantopelta aegis isolate Gae_Host chromosome 3, Gae_host_genome, whole genome shotgun sequence includes the following:
- the LOC121368081 gene encoding proton myo-inositol cotransporter-like, whose protein sequence is MSSVTYKSLGKDGDEDMKVQVREIPHKKPTTTCFVYLLTFSATISGFLMGYDIGVVSGSMLLIVPHFHLDTVWTEAIVSAIVGAAALFALSSGYLADVFGRKKIIIFSSIAFVTGAVIMGASPTKEILLLGRLVVGAGIGLSIATVAVYIAESAPAHNRGGLVSLNQLFITIGIFVSSVIVGGFSEIEDIGWRFMLGLPGVAAIIQLIAFLFLPESPRWLVGRGRDEEARAVLERIRGTDDIAKEFNEIQETVVEDKLSGDGFIITKVCSTPHVRRALLVGCMLMFFQQMCGINTVIYYSATIMKMAGFSSKHSIWMVTVPNGVNFLSTFIGLWLVDRLGRKIITLVSIAGVCVALCILATGFQLAALNAPPVNFTESFSNGTLYNSSCASYTNCDSCTNDVDCGFCFNDTSLGSCLPVDKDNSQNSQFGRCNETGQSDSSFNFDVGFCPNNFMWMPVVGMALLVFSFAPGLGPMPLTINAEIYPLWARSTCSAIAMCVNWSFNLVVSFTFLTLTETITRYGTFWLYAGACVCGFIAIAIFLPETKQKTLEEMEQIFLSKKERKKRQFSENPKLEQN, encoded by the exons ATGTCTTCAGTAACGTACAAAAGTCTAGGTAAAGATGGAGATGAGGATATGAAAGTTCAAGTCCGTGAAATCCCCCACAAGAAACCAACGACGACATGCTTTGTCTACCTTCTGACGTTCTCTGCGACAATCAGCGGCTTTCTGATGGGCTACGACATCGGCGTCGTGTCCGGGTCCATGTTGCTGATCGTGCCGCACTTCCATCTCGACACGGTGTGGACGGAAGCCATCGTCAGTGCCATAGTCGGAGCTGCCGCTCTGTTTGCTCTTTCGTCTGGGTATCTCGCTGATGTGTTTGGAAGAAAGAAGATCATCATATTTTCCAGTATTGCCTTCGTCACTGGCGCCGTTATCATGGGAGCCTCGCCCACAAAGGAAATACTACTACTTGGACGTCTAGTGGTTGGTGCTGGCATAG GCCTGTCCATAGCAACGGTAGCTGTCTATATAGCAGAATCTGCTCCAGCACACAACAGGGGAGGTTTGGTGTCCTTGAATCAGCTCTTTATCACCATAGGCATTTTTGTATCTAGTGTTATAGTTGGTGGCTTCAGCGAAATAGAAGACATTGGATGGAG ATTCATGCTTGGTCTTCCTGGAGTGGCTGCGATCATTCAGCTGATCGCCTTTCTGTTTTTACCAGAGAGCCCCAGGTGGCTTGTGGGTAGAGGCAGAGACGAAGAGGCACGCGCTGTACTTGAGAGGATTCGTGGAACAGACGACATCGCGAAGGAGTTTAATGAGATCCAGGAAACCGTGGTGGAAGACAAGCTGAGTGGAg ACGGTTTCATCATCACGAAGGTTTGCTCAACGCCTCACGTCAGACGCGCTCTTCTGGTTGGCTGCATGCTGATGTTCTTCCAGCAGATGTGTGGCATCAACACGGTCAT aTACTACAGTGCCACCATTATGAAAATGGCGGGGTTTTCAAGCAAACACTCAATCTGGATGGTTACTGTGCCAAATGGCGTCAATTTCCTTTCAACATTCATCGGGTTGTGGCTTGTAGACAGACTTGGACGAAAAATAATTACACTTGTCAGTATAGCAG gtgtgtgtgtggctttGTGTATCCTTGCCACTGGTTTCCAGTTGGCTGCCCTGAATGCTCCACCTGTAAATTTTACGGAATCGTTCAGCAATGGAACTCTGTACAACTCGTCATGTGCATCATACAC AAACTGTGATAGCTGTACGAACGACGTAGActgtggattttgttttaacgaTACGTCCTTGGGATCTTGTCTTCCTGTGGATAAGGACAATTCACAAAATTCACAATTTGGACGTTGCAACGAAACAGGCCAATCAGATTCTTCGTTTAATTTTGATGTTGGGTTTTgtccaaataatttcatgtggATGCCAGTTGTTGGAATGGCCTTACTGGTGTTTTCGTTTGCGCCAG GCCTTGGACCTATGCCTTTGACAATCAACGCCGAGATATACCCACTGTGGGCTAGGAGCACGTGCAGTGCAATTGCAATGTGCGTCAACTGGTCTTTCAACCTGGTCGTCTCTTTCACCTTCTTGACCCTCACGGAAACAATAACCAGATATG ggACGTTCTGGCTGTATGCAGGAGCATGTGTATGCGGGTTTATAGCAATAGCGATCTTTCTGCCCGAAACGAAACAAAAGACATTAGAAGAAATGGAACAGATATTCTTGtcgaaaaaagagagaaagaaacgtCAGTTTAGTGAAAATCCAAAACTTGAACAAAACTGA